The following are encoded in a window of Geobacter metallireducens GS-15 genomic DNA:
- the mrdA gene encoding penicillin-binding protein 2, with protein MNGKAYIRQPNDPRKQKQIIILSCFVAALFFLLLTRLWYLQIVKAEDFQNKSESNRLRLVPVAASRGTIFDRNGTVLVSNRPSFSVAVIPQEVKDRDALLDQLSAYLDIDRAELLEKWEKGKGRARYHPIVLASGITRDQLELLEEKRLWLPGLEIEVKPVRQYEAGVLASHLLGYLGEVSDDELKSDAYAGYNSGDYIGKSGIERNWERVLHGKDGGRQIEVDARGRILRTLSETPPTVGSSLVLTIDAELQKRTEQSFGEQAGAAVVMDVNTGDILAFASNPDFDPALFTGRMPPEKWKEYLEDKRHPLENKALKGQYPPGSTFKIITALAGLEEGLIDEKTSVVCRGTYTLGASKFGCWERKGHGTVNLRRALKESCDVYFYQLGERLGINKIAAYARALGMGSPMGVGLDNEKGGLIPTSEWKEKRHKKKWLQGDTLPAAIGQGYVLMTPIQLASMIATVATDGVVYRPHLVKRIIDQDGRALQEFKPEVIARPRISARSFRLVKEGLSAVVNDPGGTGARARLYQVQVAGKTGTSQVVKLRDNRGGIPYQYRDHALFVAFAPYDKPEVAVAVVIEHGEHGGSAAAPIAGNILRAYFEGKGSIRKPVRKDVPSETGEQAGQETPASEQGGSASQGQQEQ; from the coding sequence ATGAACGGGAAGGCCTACATCCGGCAGCCCAATGATCCCCGGAAGCAAAAGCAGATAATCATCCTGTCATGCTTCGTGGCCGCACTCTTCTTTCTGCTCCTGACCCGGCTCTGGTATCTCCAGATTGTCAAGGCCGAGGATTTTCAGAACAAGTCCGAAAGCAACCGGCTCCGCCTTGTTCCCGTGGCGGCGTCCCGGGGAACCATCTTTGATCGCAACGGCACGGTGCTCGTCAGCAATCGCCCCTCGTTCAGCGTTGCCGTTATTCCCCAGGAGGTGAAGGACCGCGATGCCCTCCTGGACCAGCTCTCTGCATATCTCGACATCGACCGGGCCGAGCTCCTGGAAAAATGGGAAAAGGGCAAGGGTAGGGCCCGGTACCATCCCATCGTCCTCGCTTCGGGGATTACCCGGGACCAGCTTGAGCTGCTGGAGGAGAAACGTCTCTGGCTTCCGGGGCTTGAGATTGAGGTCAAGCCGGTGCGCCAGTACGAGGCGGGAGTGCTCGCTTCACACCTCCTTGGCTATCTTGGCGAGGTATCCGATGATGAGCTGAAGTCCGATGCCTATGCCGGTTATAATTCGGGTGATTACATCGGTAAGAGCGGTATTGAGCGCAACTGGGAGCGGGTTCTCCATGGTAAGGATGGCGGCCGGCAGATCGAGGTGGATGCCCGGGGCAGAATCCTGCGGACTCTCTCCGAGACTCCTCCCACGGTCGGTTCGAGCCTCGTTCTGACCATCGACGCGGAACTCCAGAAAAGGACCGAGCAGAGTTTCGGCGAGCAGGCGGGTGCGGCCGTGGTGATGGATGTCAACACCGGGGATATTCTTGCCTTTGCCAGTAATCCCGATTTCGACCCCGCCCTCTTCACCGGGCGGATGCCCCCCGAGAAGTGGAAAGAGTACCTGGAGGACAAACGCCACCCCCTGGAGAACAAGGCCCTCAAGGGGCAGTATCCCCCCGGCTCCACCTTCAAGATCATTACCGCCCTTGCGGGGCTTGAGGAAGGGCTCATCGACGAGAAAACCTCGGTCGTCTGTAGAGGCACCTACACCCTCGGCGCGAGCAAGTTCGGCTGCTGGGAGCGAAAAGGTCACGGCACGGTGAATCTGAGGCGTGCGCTCAAGGAGTCGTGCGATGTCTATTTTTACCAGTTAGGTGAAAGGCTCGGCATCAACAAGATCGCAGCCTATGCCCGGGCGCTCGGTATGGGTTCCCCCATGGGGGTCGGGCTGGACAACGAGAAGGGCGGGCTTATCCCCACCTCGGAGTGGAAGGAGAAACGCCACAAGAAGAAATGGCTCCAGGGGGATACGCTTCCCGCTGCCATTGGCCAGGGGTACGTTCTCATGACGCCTATCCAGCTTGCGTCAATGATTGCTACCGTCGCCACCGACGGTGTTGTCTACCGTCCCCACCTTGTCAAACGCATCATCGACCAGGACGGCAGGGCCCTCCAGGAGTTCAAGCCGGAGGTCATTGCCAGGCCACGAATCAGTGCCAGGAGTTTCAGACTGGTAAAGGAGGGGCTTTCCGCCGTCGTCAACGATCCCGGGGGGACCGGTGCCAGGGCGCGGCTCTACCAGGTGCAGGTAGCGGGTAAGACCGGTACGTCGCAGGTGGTGAAGCTCCGTGACAACAGAGGGGGGATCCCCTATCAATACCGGGACCATGCCCTCTTCGTCGCATTTGCCCCTTACGACAAACCCGAAGTGGCGGTGGCCGTGGTTATTGAGCATGGCGAGCACGGCGGCTCCGCAGCGGCTCCTATAGCGGGGAACATCCTCAGGGCCTATTTCGAGGGAAAGGGATCCATCAGGAAACCCGTCAGGAAAGATGTTCCCAGCGAGACGGGAGAGCAGGCAGGGCAGGAAACACCGGCATCCGAGCAAGGCGGCAGTGCGTCGCAAGGACAGCAAGAGCAATGA
- the gmhB gene encoding D-glycero-beta-D-manno-heptose 1,7-bisphosphate 7-phosphatase, whose protein sequence is MVRSEEGRAAVFLDRDGTINVEKEYLHRAEEFEFVPGAPEAIRLLNEAGFLVVVVTNQSGVARGYYDEAAVHRLHRFVDNELAKAGASIDAYYLCPHHPRHGIGPYLTECACRKPLPGMLLAAARDLGIDLARSWIVGDKAADVEAGIAAGCRPLLVRTGYGISEAGQVPSDVTVCDDLLAAARVILARTQE, encoded by the coding sequence ATGGTGAGGAGTGAGGAGGGCCGCGCGGCCGTCTTTCTTGACCGGGACGGCACCATCAACGTGGAGAAGGAGTACCTCCACCGGGCCGAGGAGTTCGAGTTCGTCCCCGGGGCGCCGGAAGCGATCCGGCTCCTGAATGAAGCCGGATTTCTGGTGGTGGTGGTGACCAACCAGTCGGGGGTTGCCCGCGGCTACTACGACGAGGCGGCGGTCCACCGTCTCCACCGCTTCGTGGACAACGAGCTGGCAAAGGCCGGCGCCTCCATCGACGCCTACTATCTCTGCCCCCATCATCCCCGCCACGGCATCGGCCCATACCTCACCGAGTGTGCCTGCCGTAAGCCCCTTCCCGGCATGCTCCTCGCCGCGGCACGGGATCTGGGCATAGACCTTGCCCGCTCCTGGATCGTCGGCGACAAGGCGGCCGACGTGGAAGCGGGTATCGCCGCCGGCTGCCGCCCCCTGCTGGTCAGGACCGGCTACGGTATTTCGGAGGCTGGACAGGTCCCCTCTGACGTGACGGTCTGCGACGACCTCCTTGCCGCGGCCCGGGTGATTCTGGCAAGAACCCAAGAATGA
- the rodA gene encoding rod shape-determining protein RodA translates to MIDRRLFTNFDWTLLVLVFLISAMGIVNIYSASASYTLVGAPYYLKQFYWIVAGMFLVVLACSVDYHLLEDVTYWFYGLLCVVLVAVLLMGKTSMGATRWLHLGFFSIQPSEPMKVVMIMTLARFLSRYPAVDGLTVRDLVYPLLFVGGPAILIMKQPDLGTAIVIILIACSMIAYVGVRLATLVACLAATVPAIYLGWRYYLRDYQKNRILNFLNPERDPLGSGYHIIQSKIAVGSGGIFGKGFTHGTQTQLRFLPEQHTDFAFSVFGEEWGFIGCLTLLLLYLFLIFWGLHIAGRCNDRFGSLMAVGVTAMLFWHTIINIGMVIGVFPVVGVPLPLFSYGGTSMITSMIGVGVLLNISMRRFMF, encoded by the coding sequence ATGATCGATCGCAGACTTTTTACCAATTTCGACTGGACTCTCCTGGTGCTGGTGTTCCTCATCAGCGCCATGGGCATAGTCAATATCTACAGTGCGTCCGCTTCCTATACCCTGGTGGGGGCACCCTATTACCTCAAGCAGTTCTACTGGATCGTTGCCGGCATGTTCCTGGTGGTGCTCGCCTGCAGTGTCGACTACCATCTGCTGGAGGACGTTACCTACTGGTTTTACGGGTTACTCTGCGTTGTGCTGGTTGCCGTCCTGCTGATGGGAAAGACATCCATGGGGGCCACTCGCTGGCTTCACCTCGGATTTTTCAGCATCCAACCATCCGAACCGATGAAGGTGGTCATGATTATGACCCTCGCACGGTTCCTTTCACGGTACCCGGCCGTCGACGGGTTAACCGTGCGGGATCTCGTCTATCCCCTGTTGTTCGTGGGGGGACCGGCAATCCTCATCATGAAGCAGCCCGACCTGGGCACTGCCATTGTCATAATTCTCATTGCCTGTTCCATGATTGCCTATGTAGGAGTCCGCTTGGCAACCCTCGTCGCCTGCCTTGCGGCAACCGTCCCCGCGATTTACCTGGGATGGCGCTATTACCTACGTGATTACCAGAAAAACAGAATCCTCAACTTCCTCAATCCGGAACGCGATCCGCTCGGATCGGGCTACCATATCATCCAAAGCAAGATTGCAGTCGGTTCAGGGGGGATATTCGGCAAGGGGTTTACCCACGGGACCCAGACCCAGCTCCGTTTCCTCCCCGAACAGCACACCGATTTCGCATTCTCGGTTTTCGGCGAGGAGTGGGGGTTCATCGGGTGTCTGACGCTGCTGCTTCTCTACCTGTTCCTCATTTTCTGGGGACTCCACATTGCCGGCAGGTGTAACGACCGATTCGGCAGCCTTATGGCCGTCGGGGTGACGGCCATGCTCTTCTGGCATACCATCATCAATATCGGCATGGTAATCGGGGTATTCCCGGTTGTCGGCGTTCCCCTCCCGCTTTTCTCCTATGGCGGCACCTCAATGATCACCTCCATGATTGGTGTGGGAGTGCTGCTCAATATCAGCATGCGCAGGTTCATGTTCTAG
- the rfaE1 gene encoding D-glycero-beta-D-manno-heptose-7-phosphate kinase has translation MERKNVESLFAHARDINALVIGDLMLDEYLWGRAERISPEAPVQVLDVTREEVRIGGAGNVANNLVALGCRVSVASVVGGDENGTILLHAFSGKGVDVSGVFEDPQRTTSRKTRVVAANQQIVRIDRESRDPIGAGYEEKIVGFLREQGSRFNVILISDYLKGVLTPTLLAAVIAVARERKIPVVVDPKGNDYTKYRGATLLTPNRKEAEAASGIAIRDEASLCRAGERLLATADLTALVITRSEEGMSLFLRDGGVVHIPTFAREVFDVTGAGDTVLAILGLALACGVGFADAAGLANVAAGIAVGKVGTSTVSPAEVIGSMGFQHSDSDAKIKNLDGLAGIIEAEKARGKKIVFTNGCFDLLHVGHVKYLQKAKSYGDVLVLGLNSDASVRRLKGEKRPLIDEAERAHILAALDCIDYVVIFDEDTPLRLIETLKPAVLVKGGDYTPEGVVGKDVVESYGGRVELVTFVDGRSTTNIIDKILRAYGEE, from the coding sequence ATGGAACGCAAAAACGTCGAATCGCTCTTCGCCCATGCCCGGGATATCAACGCCCTTGTCATCGGCGACCTGATGCTTGACGAGTACCTCTGGGGAAGGGCCGAGCGCATATCCCCCGAGGCCCCGGTGCAGGTGCTCGACGTGACCCGGGAGGAAGTCCGCATCGGAGGCGCCGGCAACGTGGCCAACAACCTGGTGGCCCTGGGGTGCCGGGTGAGCGTCGCCAGTGTCGTGGGGGGAGACGAGAACGGCACGATCCTTCTCCATGCATTCTCCGGCAAGGGGGTCGACGTGTCGGGGGTTTTTGAGGACCCGCAGCGGACCACAAGCCGCAAGACCCGCGTGGTGGCGGCCAACCAGCAGATCGTCCGGATCGACCGGGAGTCCCGCGATCCCATCGGGGCCGGTTACGAGGAGAAGATCGTTGGTTTCCTCCGGGAGCAGGGAAGCCGGTTCAATGTGATCCTCATCTCCGATTACCTGAAGGGGGTACTCACCCCGACGCTTCTGGCCGCGGTGATCGCCGTTGCCCGGGAGCGGAAGATACCGGTGGTGGTGGATCCCAAGGGGAACGATTACACCAAGTACCGGGGCGCCACGCTCCTCACCCCGAACCGCAAGGAGGCCGAGGCAGCGTCGGGGATCGCCATTCGCGACGAGGCGAGCCTTTGCAGGGCCGGCGAGCGGCTTCTGGCAACGGCCGACCTCACGGCCCTCGTCATTACCCGAAGCGAGGAGGGGATGTCTCTCTTTCTGCGCGACGGCGGCGTGGTCCACATTCCCACCTTCGCCCGGGAGGTGTTCGACGTGACCGGCGCCGGCGACACGGTGCTGGCAATACTGGGGCTGGCCCTTGCCTGCGGGGTCGGATTCGCCGATGCGGCAGGGCTCGCCAATGTGGCGGCGGGGATAGCGGTGGGGAAGGTGGGAACCTCCACGGTGTCGCCCGCCGAGGTTATCGGCTCCATGGGGTTCCAGCACTCCGACAGCGATGCCAAGATCAAGAACCTGGACGGCCTGGCCGGGATCATCGAAGCGGAAAAGGCGAGGGGGAAGAAGATCGTCTTCACCAACGGTTGCTTCGACCTCCTCCACGTGGGGCACGTAAAGTATCTCCAGAAGGCAAAAAGCTATGGCGACGTTCTGGTGCTGGGGCTCAACAGTGATGCCTCGGTCCGCCGGCTCAAGGGGGAGAAGCGTCCCCTCATCGACGAGGCCGAGCGGGCCCACATCCTGGCGGCCCTCGACTGCATCGACTACGTGGTTATTTTCGACGAGGACACCCCGCTGCGCCTCATCGAAACCCTGAAGCCGGCGGTCCTCGTCAAGGGGGGAGACTATACGCCGGAAGGGGTCGTGGGGAAGGATGTGGTGGAGTCCTACGGCGGCAGGGTCGAGCTCGTGACCTTCGTGGATGGCCGCTCCACCACGAACATCATCGATAAGATTCTGAGGGCCTATGGTGAGGAGTGA
- the mreD gene encoding rod shape-determining protein MreD, with product MIKFLWYAILVFAALVMQVTLFPAHIADPFKPNLLIIFVVYMGLREGVAWGALAYVLGLIHDSFSGLYLGLNGFSYLIIFLGLTMVADRLFTDRRSLMILGVFSSTIVNGLLNLLLLFLFSSAQGIYATLLESLVPQALVNALVASVIFTVPPLARIGEAR from the coding sequence ATGATCAAGTTCCTCTGGTACGCCATCCTTGTCTTCGCGGCGCTCGTCATGCAGGTAACCCTCTTTCCTGCGCATATTGCCGATCCCTTCAAGCCCAACCTCCTGATTATTTTCGTGGTCTACATGGGGCTGCGGGAGGGGGTCGCCTGGGGGGCGCTCGCCTACGTTCTCGGCCTCATCCATGACAGTTTCAGCGGTCTCTATCTGGGACTGAACGGTTTTTCCTACCTGATCATTTTTCTGGGGCTCACCATGGTGGCCGACCGCCTCTTCACCGACCGGCGCTCGCTCATGATCCTCGGGGTCTTTTCCTCAACCATCGTCAATGGCCTCCTGAACCTGCTTCTGCTCTTTCTCTTCTCCTCAGCCCAGGGGATTTACGCAACCCTCCTCGAAAGCCTCGTCCCCCAGGCCCTTGTCAATGCCCTGGTCGCCTCCGTTATCTTCACCGTTCCCCCCCTTGCGCGGATTGGGGAGGCCCGATGA
- a CDS encoding dTDP-4-dehydrorhamnose 3,5-epimerase family protein, with product MQNFPEFKKGKIHDVAVRPLTKFLDERGWLAELFRSDETDAATMPAMAYLSMTQPGVARGPHEHVDQTDWFCFIGPSNFKVYLWDARPTSATFGVKQTIYAGIDAPLAMIVPPGVVHAYKNVGGENGIVFNAPNRLYAGEGKKSPVDEIRHEEVEGSPFTLD from the coding sequence ATGCAAAACTTTCCTGAGTTCAAGAAAGGGAAGATTCACGATGTAGCGGTGCGCCCCTTGACGAAATTCCTCGACGAGCGGGGGTGGCTCGCCGAACTGTTCCGCAGCGATGAAACCGATGCTGCCACCATGCCGGCCATGGCCTATCTCTCCATGACCCAGCCGGGGGTAGCCCGGGGACCCCACGAGCACGTGGACCAGACCGACTGGTTCTGCTTTATCGGTCCCTCCAACTTCAAGGTCTATCTCTGGGATGCCCGGCCCACCTCTGCCACTTTCGGGGTCAAGCAGACCATCTATGCCGGCATCGATGCCCCCCTTGCCATGATTGTCCCTCCCGGCGTGGTCCACGCCTACAAGAACGTCGGCGGAGAGAACGGGATCGTTTTCAACGCGCCGAACCGTCTCTATGCCGGCGAAGGGAAGAAATCGCCGGTGGACGAGATCCGGCACGAAGAGGTGGAGGGGTCTCCCTTTACGCTCGATTGA
- the mreC gene encoding rod shape-determining protein MreC → MLELIRKYRFHLLTGAALLAALAFYSLSLRDREHASGFERMVIDLFAPVHNVGAGVSGFFSGVWNDYIDLVDVRAENKQLRESVKTLNSRLIENREAIHENMRLRQLLDLKAIQRAPSVAAMVIGEDSSPWFKTLVINRGAVDGLQEGMPVVAANGVVGQVIKVAAGSSRVLLLTDTASGIASVVQRSRARGVVKGKGGGLCFLEFSLREEDVKVGDMVVTSGIGGIFPKGLVIGEVTMVRKGEYGIFQTISVRPAVNMARLEEVLVLLQKAP, encoded by the coding sequence ATGCTCGAACTGATCAGGAAATACCGGTTCCACCTGCTGACCGGCGCGGCCCTGCTGGCGGCCCTTGCCTTCTATTCCCTCAGCCTGCGGGATCGGGAGCACGCAAGCGGCTTTGAACGCATGGTCATCGATCTCTTTGCGCCGGTTCACAACGTTGGTGCCGGTGTCAGCGGTTTTTTTTCCGGCGTCTGGAATGACTACATCGACCTGGTTGACGTCCGGGCAGAGAACAAGCAGCTGCGCGAGTCGGTGAAGACCCTCAACTCCCGCCTGATCGAGAACCGGGAGGCAATCCACGAGAACATGCGGTTGAGGCAGCTCCTGGACCTGAAGGCGATCCAGCGGGCGCCGTCGGTGGCCGCCATGGTGATCGGTGAAGACAGCTCCCCCTGGTTCAAGACCCTGGTCATCAACCGGGGGGCGGTGGACGGCCTCCAGGAAGGGATGCCGGTGGTGGCCGCCAACGGCGTGGTGGGCCAGGTGATCAAGGTGGCGGCGGGGAGTTCCCGCGTGTTGCTCCTCACCGACACCGCCAGCGGCATAGCCTCGGTGGTCCAGCGTTCCCGGGCCAGGGGTGTTGTCAAGGGGAAGGGGGGCGGTCTCTGTTTCCTCGAATTCTCCCTCCGGGAGGAAGATGTGAAGGTCGGCGACATGGTTGTGACCTCCGGCATCGGGGGGATCTTCCCCAAGGGGCTCGTCATCGGCGAAGTGACCATGGTGAGGAAGGGAGAATACGGCATCTTCCAGACCATCAGCGTTCGTCCGGCCGTGAATATGGCAAGGCTTGAGGAAGTTCTCGTTCTCTTGCAGAAGGCGCCATGA
- a CDS encoding peptidylprolyl isomerase, which yields MRLNRSLTFGLFLLGVMFTLHLLQTPVSADEVNKTGKVVARVNGVPIYENALQSHLAALANKGRASGFARDPAKMNDYQKKKALYSLIDAELLRQASNQQQVTDLDAKVSKRLQEVKGKFPDEEAFLKNLQARGKTLDIFVAELRDGIRYDEYLTSKKVIGVPVPDEEIQKFYRDNPTSFSVPEQIKVRHILIEPDGSTAEAVAKAEKKAGEIRNRVVRDKDFAAVAKEVSACSTASSGGDLGYVSRGTMPAEFDKVAFSLKLNEVSEPVRTKFGFHIMEVLDKKPVTVRPYSEVREFISRYLQRFDDEKRLNAHTLELRKKATIEVLLD from the coding sequence ATGAGATTAAATCGTTCGCTAACATTTGGATTATTCCTTTTGGGAGTGATGTTCACTCTTCATCTGCTTCAGACGCCTGTCTCCGCGGATGAGGTGAATAAAACCGGGAAAGTAGTAGCCCGGGTCAATGGGGTTCCGATCTACGAGAATGCTTTGCAGTCGCACCTTGCCGCATTGGCTAATAAGGGAAGAGCTTCCGGATTCGCGCGTGATCCAGCAAAGATGAACGACTACCAAAAGAAAAAAGCACTCTATTCCCTCATTGATGCAGAACTGCTTCGCCAGGCAAGCAACCAGCAGCAAGTTACCGACCTTGACGCCAAGGTGAGCAAGCGGTTACAGGAAGTTAAAGGGAAGTTTCCCGACGAAGAGGCGTTTCTCAAAAATCTCCAGGCCAGAGGGAAGACCCTCGACATCTTTGTGGCTGAACTTCGGGACGGGATTCGCTACGACGAATATCTTACGAGCAAGAAGGTCATTGGCGTTCCGGTTCCCGATGAGGAGATCCAGAAGTTCTACCGCGACAATCCGACGAGCTTCAGTGTTCCGGAGCAGATCAAGGTCAGACATATTCTGATCGAGCCCGATGGTAGCACCGCTGAGGCTGTTGCCAAGGCCGAAAAGAAGGCCGGTGAAATCCGTAATCGGGTTGTCAGGGATAAGGACTTTGCCGCAGTTGCCAAGGAGGTATCGGCGTGCTCCACCGCTTCGTCCGGTGGGGATCTGGGCTATGTTTCGCGAGGAACCATGCCCGCTGAGTTCGATAAGGTCGCCTTTTCACTCAAGCTCAATGAGGTGAGCGAACCGGTCAGGACTAAATTTGGTTTCCACATTATGGAAGTTTTGGATAAAAAGCCGGTGACGGTACGGCCGTACTCGGAAGTTCGAGAGTTCATTTCCCGCTACCTGCAACGTTTCGACGATGAAAAACGTTTGAATGCACACACGCTGGAGTTGCGGAAGAAAGCAACCATCGAGGTTCTGCTCGATTGA
- the rfbA gene encoding glucose-1-phosphate thymidylyltransferase RfbA, producing MAIKKGIILAGGAGSRLYPLTLVASKQLQPVYDKPMIYYPLATLMMAGISDILIISTPHDTPRFQSLLGDGSRWGIRLTYKVQPEPKGIAQAFLVGEEFIAGDPVCLILGDNIFYGKMGLDRAIRDFAGGALVFGYYVNDPERYGVVQFDGSGKAIGIEEKPAAPKSNYAVPGLYLYDGKVSEIARNLAPSARGELEITDVNLEYLRRGELMVEKLGRGIAWLDTGTHQSLLEASHFIGTLEARQGLKIACLEEIALRMGYIDCRKMAEVIAATPNSSYREYLVRVHNETNLCGGHDDAKLS from the coding sequence ATGGCCATCAAGAAGGGTATCATCCTCGCCGGCGGCGCCGGCAGCCGCCTCTATCCCCTTACCCTCGTTGCCAGCAAGCAGTTGCAGCCGGTCTACGACAAGCCGATGATCTACTATCCCCTGGCCACCCTCATGATGGCAGGGATCAGTGACATCCTCATCATCTCTACCCCCCATGACACCCCCCGCTTCCAGTCGCTCCTCGGCGACGGCTCCCGCTGGGGGATCCGGCTCACCTACAAGGTGCAGCCCGAGCCCAAGGGAATTGCCCAGGCATTCCTGGTGGGGGAGGAGTTCATTGCCGGCGATCCGGTCTGTCTCATCCTCGGCGACAACATCTTCTACGGCAAGATGGGGCTCGACCGGGCCATCCGCGATTTCGCCGGAGGCGCCCTTGTCTTCGGCTACTACGTGAACGACCCCGAACGGTACGGGGTGGTGCAGTTCGACGGTTCCGGCAAGGCCATCGGCATCGAGGAGAAACCGGCTGCCCCCAAGAGCAACTACGCCGTGCCAGGGCTCTACCTCTACGACGGGAAGGTTTCTGAGATCGCCCGCAATCTTGCCCCTTCCGCCCGGGGGGAGCTGGAGATCACCGACGTGAACCTGGAGTACCTGCGGCGGGGCGAACTCATGGTGGAAAAGCTCGGCCGGGGAATCGCCTGGCTCGACACCGGCACCCACCAGAGTCTCCTGGAGGCATCCCACTTCATCGGCACCCTGGAGGCCCGGCAGGGTCTCAAGATCGCCTGTCTCGAAGAGATAGCCCTGAGGATGGGGTATATCGACTGTCGCAAGATGGCGGAGGTGATTGCCGCCACTCCCAACTCCTCGTACCGGGAATACCTGGTGCGGGTCCATAACGAAACAAACCTGTGCGGAGGGCATGACGATGCAAAACTTTCCTGA
- a CDS encoding S8 family peptidase has protein sequence MNILRTLLVAVMGAMLCLPLDSFAATKKVIVGFTRAPKDHEKNLVYGARGRIHRTHQHIRAISAELPEEEIARLKQDPSVAYVVDNIKFTLIRPAEPLSVPSPEYVDSWGVLRIGSNVAASRGYKGAGIKVAIVDSGIDYNHPDLKDNYRGGYNFVNNTADPFDDDAQSHGTHVAGIIAARDNGTGVVGVAPEASLYAVKVFSATAGGDMDTVVAGIEWAIDNKMDVINLSIGYSGDIYSIYPDIFKPLKDVCDRAYQAGIVLVAATGNDNRETISVPAAFDSVIAVAATDQNDQRAVFNTVAASSYGAKVELAAPGTYIKSTVSGGGYALLSGTSQASPHVAGAAAVLLSSGIADANGNGSRADEVRARLDATAKDLGDPGRDKYFGWGLVDLSASTDQTYKLHIEKKKGMPKLSTQSITLDKGSYSLQVRNNGLERLAVKSVVGSCKEFERVFATGFTSPLEELNASVTLDGSQTTLVFTPSGDIGSSADITITKLAR, from the coding sequence ATGAACATACTACGCACCCTTCTTGTCGCTGTTATGGGGGCGATGCTTTGCTTACCACTTGATTCGTTTGCTGCCACGAAGAAGGTGATCGTCGGATTCACTCGCGCGCCAAAAGATCATGAAAAAAATCTGGTGTATGGCGCAAGAGGCCGAATCCACCGGACTCACCAGCACATCCGTGCCATTTCCGCGGAACTTCCCGAGGAAGAGATAGCGCGTCTGAAGCAGGACCCTTCGGTTGCTTATGTTGTTGATAATATTAAATTTACTCTGATTCGACCGGCAGAGCCGCTCAGTGTCCCGTCACCCGAATATGTGGATTCGTGGGGTGTTCTGCGGATCGGCTCCAATGTTGCCGCCTCCCGTGGATATAAAGGGGCGGGAATCAAGGTCGCCATTGTTGACTCCGGAATTGACTACAACCATCCCGACCTCAAGGACAACTATCGGGGTGGATACAATTTTGTAAACAATACAGCAGATCCCTTTGACGACGATGCCCAGAGCCATGGAACCCATGTGGCGGGGATCATCGCGGCCCGGGACAACGGCACCGGCGTTGTCGGTGTGGCGCCGGAAGCATCCCTCTACGCGGTAAAGGTCTTCAGTGCCACCGCCGGGGGGGACATGGATACCGTCGTTGCCGGGATTGAGTGGGCCATTGACAACAAGATGGATGTGATCAACCTCAGCATCGGGTATTCCGGCGACATCTATTCCATCTATCCCGACATTTTCAAGCCTCTCAAGGATGTCTGCGACCGGGCCTACCAGGCAGGCATCGTTCTGGTTGCGGCAACAGGAAACGACAACCGGGAAACTATTTCCGTTCCGGCGGCGTTCGATTCCGTCATTGCCGTTGCGGCCACTGACCAGAATGACCAGCGTGCCGTCTTTAACACTGTCGCTGCATCCAGTTATGGTGCAAAAGTGGAACTGGCCGCGCCGGGCACCTATATCAAATCCACGGTCAGCGGTGGTGGATACGCACTCCTGAGCGGCACTTCCCAGGCCTCACCCCATGTTGCTGGAGCGGCTGCGGTTCTTCTTTCCAGCGGCATTGCCGACGCAAACGGTAACGGCAGTCGTGCCGACGAGGTACGGGCAAGGCTGGACGCAACCGCCAAGGATTTGGGGGATCCAGGGCGTGACAAGTACTTCGGCTGGGGGTTGGTTGACCTTTCTGCGTCTACGGACCAGACCTACAAGTTACATATCGAGAAGAAAAAAGGCATGCCGAAGCTCAGCACACAATCCATAACCCTCGACAAGGGGAGCTATTCGTTGCAGGTCAGGAATAACGGCTTGGAGCGGCTGGCGGTAAAGTCTGTCGTTGGAAGCTGCAAGGAATTCGAGCGGGTCTTTGCCACCGGCTTCACATCTCCTCTTGAGGAACTGAATGCCAGTGTGACTCTCGATGGCTCTCAAACGACGCTTGTTTTTACCCCGTCCGGTGACATTGGTTCCTCAGCTGACATCACCATCACGAAACTCGCCCGGTAA